Sequence from the Anaerohalosphaeraceae bacterium genome:
AACTCCAAAGAGCAGTTTTTGGATCCCGAATCGCTCCGGCGGGTTCTCGAAGCTTCTCAAAAGGTGGAAAAGTCGTCTGACCAAAGGATGAAAGCGCTGGAGGGATGTTTGGAAAAACTCACGGAAAGAAAACGCTGTCTGCTTCAATACCGGTATCAGGAAGGGCTTTCCTGTTCCGCCGTGGCCGACAAGATGCAGCTGCCGCTGGCGACTGTTTACAGAACCATGGCGCGGATTCATAAGGTGCTGCAGGAC
This genomic interval carries:
- a CDS encoding sigma factor-like helix-turn-helix DNA-binding protein, with the protein product MDPESLRRVLEASQKVEKSSDQRMKALEGCLEKLTERKRCLLQYRYQEGLSCSAVADKMQLPLATVYRTMARIHKVLQDCIHRTLILWETES